AACCTTATTAGGTTGTCCATGATCTGGCATGAACCAGTCAACTAAAAAGTTACCACTAGCAATtcaattcaaaaaaaaaagttaCCACTAGATCAAATTTCACACGAATAAAGTTACATGTATCATGGGTGAAAACTAAAAACGCTTTCATGCCTTGTAGGATCTGAGCCCCTGAATAAACCCGTCGATGCACCTCTCATGGCATGCGCCGTCGGCTACGATCTCCTGCATCTTCTTGGCGCTGGCCGTGAAGACCCTCCTGCCGTCTTCCTCCACGGTGACGGCCCGCACCGTCACAGCGACGTCTTCCCGGCTGAATGATCCGTCGCTCTCGTTTCTCGGCACCTGCATCCCGACCTTCCTCCCCTCCATGATGCGCGCGTTGGGCCCCTGGTCGCTGGAGATGGGCAGCATGATCAGCGGGTGCCCGAACAGCAGCCCTTCGATGGTcgagttccacccgcagtgcgtCAGGAACGCGGCCACGGCGTCGTGCGCCAGCACGCTGATTTGAGGAACCCACCCGGTCACCACGAGCCCGTGGCCGCGCGTGCGCTCCTCGAACCCTGGAGGGAGGACGCCCGCGTCCGACACGCCGGGCGGCTTCCGCAGAGCCCAGAGGAAGCGTGCCCCGGAGAGCTCCAGGCCGAGGGCCAGCTCGTGCACCTGCTCCACGCTCAGCGGCACCTCGCTCCCCAACGCAACGTAGACTACCGACTTGTCCGGCTGCGCGTCGAGCCAGCGCATGGCGGTGTCCTGCTTGCTGATGCTGCGGCCTCCCTCGGGCGACGGTGGGAGGAGGCCGAGAGTGACGACCGGCTTGCCCGCGAGCGTGGTGAGGGCGGCGACGCTCTCGGGCTCCCACTCGGCGCAGCTCCGGATGGCCACGAGATTGCTCCTCATGAGCGTCAGGAAGTAGCGCTCCGCGACCGTCATCCCCGATGCGTTCTGGGTGATCATCAGGCTTCTCCTCTCGGTCTCGAAGCTCGGCGCTTCTGCTGCTGACCGTTCTTTTCCGACGGCGGCCGCGGCGTGCTCGGACACCCCTCTGGCCCAGGTGGCGATCACGGTTGCGGCTCCCAGTAGAAGCATCACACATGGAACCTATATATAGCAAATCACAATGGTACACgttgatattattatttttatcaaaAGAGGGGGTTTACCTCCGATTTTATAAAAGAAACCACAGTCAAAGTGAACCAGTACACGTTCGATATATATCGTCCGCATATGGAATTGAAGCAAGCTTCTTCTAGGAATTGAAGCGTTTTTTATCAATTGAGTTGCATATGGAATTGAAGGAAGCTTCTTCGAACCTTATTTTTCGATCGAGCTGTACTTGTACGTACATGGAATTGAAGCAACAGAGGGAAGAGAACCTTATTTTCGAGTGCGGACGCGGCGGCCCAGTGGTGGAAAGTGTCGACGATGAGCCAGTCGGGCCTCTTGCCAGCTCCCTCGGCGCACGCGGCGCTCAGGAACTCGGAGAAGGGCGCGGCGAGGCCGTCGAAGGCCTTCCGGAGGAGCTCGAACTGGTCGTGCGGGACATCGTTGGTCGACTCGGCGCCCTCGGGGAGGCCGTCGACGCGCGGGAGCGGCAGCGCCACGAAGTTGACGAGCGGTGCCACGGTGGGCCGGACCGGTGGGAGGCGCGCGATGTTGCGCGGCGTGGAGACAAAGGACACGTGGTGGCCGCGCGATGCGAGGCGCTCGGCGATGTCGAGGCACGGCAGCAGGTGGCCGAAGGCGAGCCACGGGCAGATCACCACGCGTAGcggcgagggggaggaggagccgTCGTCGTCCATGGCGATAGCAGAAGCACAACCCACGCGAGTAGATTGGATTTTCTTCTAGTATTGCTCTATATAGTTGGATAGCGGGAGTCCATCCTCGATGCAATACACAATTGTAAAGTACTACACGTGACCCCCCAGACGTCATGGATGACCTTGGGATCACTTGTCCAATACAAAATTAA
This genomic stretch from Triticum aestivum cultivar Chinese Spring unplaced genomic scaffold, IWGSC CS RefSeq v2.1 scaffold140758, whole genome shotgun sequence harbors:
- the LOC123176171 gene encoding putative UDP-rhamnose:rhamnosyltransferase 1; translated protein: MDDDGSSSPSPLRVVICPWLAFGHLLPCLDIAERLASRGHHVSFVSTPRNIARLPPVRPTVAPLVNFVALPLPRVDGLPEGAESTNDVPHDQFELLRKAFDGLAAPFSEFLSAACAEGAGKRPDWLIVDTFHHWAAASALENKVPCVMLLLGAATVIATWARGVSEHAAAAVGKERSAAEAPSFETERRSLMITQNASGMTVAERYFLTLMRSNLVAIRSCAEWEPESVAALTTLAGKPVVTLGLLPPSPEGGRSISKQDTAMRWLDAQPDKSVVYVALGSEVPLSVEQVHELALGLELSGARFLWALRKPPGVSDAGVLPPGFEERTRGHGLVVTGWVPQISVLAHDAVAAFLTHCGWNSTIEGLLFGHPLIMLPISSDQGPNARIMEGRKVGMQVPRNESDGSFSREDVAVTVRAVTVEEDGRRVFTASAKKMQEIVADGACHERCIDGFIQGLRSYKA